In Carya illinoinensis cultivar Pawnee chromosome 6, C.illinoinensisPawnee_v1, whole genome shotgun sequence, a single genomic region encodes these proteins:
- the LOC122313020 gene encoding uncharacterized protein LOC122313020: MVSHGVIRPPWNSTPSLALHCTPTTLLSFPTKNQLTLVSNTCSSSSLYSVFCGNHSSIFSLPQPHLYFRVICERRRFGLGKRALSDRGKVGIGLPEMDGFDDVEEEDAFDDNDDDMEEEEGEDEDEVLVPFENMRQWLKNKPRGFGDGKVYDTFIEDKLLEEMEQSKQAQATNVMKLKNDPIKPNSVKDAQKKIAPEVVPSGVRVRVVNLPKKRNIDRDLKSAFRGTPGLLNIIPAVSGNRKTRDPVCKGFAFVDFRSEEDATRFVQIFSSQSIMFGKIQKQIKCDIMNPRSPSSSHVQSTTISNSASELRVPDFEGYQTDSNMDDSSLDSWEQITSDESDNLDNKLIGANVGDIKEDLELIRAMTLNSDDSMEARTDPLAHSFSSKIERIPAPEKQLLAEGKRENVSEKKVHVKAKIPAKKPVAKEKREKVPKLAIPGSARRLKIKEKAVLTDVFSKYGAQDAFASKEGS; the protein is encoded by the exons ATGGTAAGCCATGGAGTTATTCGACCTCCCTGGAATTCGACGCCCTCTCTCGCTCTTCACTGCACCCCCACTACGCTCCTCTCATTCCCAACGAAGAACCAACTCACTTTGGTTTCAAACACGTGCTCGTCTTCTTCGCTTTACTCGGTCTTTTGCGGCAACCACTCCTCCATCTTTTCATTGCCGCAACCCCATCTCTATTTTCGCGTCATTTGTGAACGTAGACGTTTTGGGTTGGGTAAACGCGCTTTGAGTGATCGTGGGAAAGTTGGCATTGGGCTTCCGGAGATGGATGGCTTTGATGACGTGGAGGAGGAGGATGCGTTTGATGACAATGACGATGatatggaggaggaggagggtgAGGATGAGGATGAGGTGTTGGTGCCATTCGAGAATATGAGACAGTGGCTGAAGAACAAGCCGCGTGGCTTTGGTGACGGGAAGGTGTATGACACCTTTATTGAGGACAAGCTGCTTGAAGAAATGGAGCAGAGTAAACAGGCACAGGCTACTAATGTCATGAAGCTTAAGAACGACCCCATAAAGCCCAATTCCGTGAAAGACGCTCAAAAGAAAATAG CTCCTGAAGTTGTTCCAAGTGGCGTTCGGGTACGAGTTGTCAACCTTCCTAAGAAAAGGAACATTGATAGGGATTTGAAATCAGCTTTCCGAGGGACCCCTGGTCTGCTAAACATAATCCCAGCAGTGTCTGGGAACAGGAAGACTAGGGACCCCGTCTGTAAGGGTTTTGCTTTTGTTGATTTCAGGTCAGAGGAGGATGCAACAAG GTTTGTACAAATATTTTCTAGTCAAAGTATTATGTTTGGTAAAATTCAGAAGCAGATAAAATGTGATATTATGAATCCACGGTCTCCAAGTTCTTCTCATGTTCAATCAACAACCATTTCCAATTCTGCTTCCGAGTTGAGAGTTCCTGACTTTGAAGGATACCAAACAGATTCCAACATGGATGATTCTTCTCTGGATTCATGGGAGCAGATTACCTCGGATGAATCAGATAACCTAGATAATAAGCTCATAGGAGCGAATGTAGGAGACATCAAAGAGGACCTGGAATTGATCAGGGCAATGACGTTAAATAGTGATGATAGTATGGAAGCAAGGACAGATCCTTTAGCTCATTCATTCTCCTCAAAGATAGAGAGAATCCCGGCACCTGAGAAGCAGCTACTTGCTGAAGGGAAACGAGAGAATGTATCTGAGAAAAAAGTACATGTGAAAGCAAAAATTCCTGCAAAAAAGCCAgtagcaaaagaaaaaagagagaaagttCCAAAGTTGGCCATTCCAGGGTCCGCGAGGAG GTTAAAGATCAAGGAGAAGGCTGTCCTTACTGATGTGTTCTCTAAATATGGAGCACAAGATGCTTTTGCTTCAAAGGAAGGGAGCTAA